Proteins co-encoded in one Prescottella sp. R16 genomic window:
- a CDS encoding UDP-glucose/GDP-mannose dehydrogenase family protein, with product MGTSVVVFGTGYLGATHAACMAELGHQVLGVDIDESKLAKLEAGEVPFYEPGLDEVLQRNIAAGRLRFTSSYQEAADFADIHFIGVGTPQKKGDFGADLTYVDAVIDRLAPLLTRPAVILGKSTVPVGTAERLGARARALAPAGDDVEVAWNPEFLREGFAVQDTLHPDRLVLGVDRERPGRAEETAREVYAQLLEEKIPFLVTDLATAELVKTSANAFLATKISFINAMSEVCEAAGADVTVLADAIGHDARIGRRFLNAGVGFGGGCLPKDIRAFMARAGELGADQALTFLREVDAINMRRRTRMVEMAREACGGTLLGTRVAVLGAAFKPESDDVRDSPALNVAGQIQLQGATVTVYDPKAMDNSRRLFPTLGYATSVADAVEGADVILVLTEWKEFRELRPSRINPLVRNRSIIDGRNCLRPSDWRDAGWVYRGMGR from the coding sequence ATGGGTACATCCGTCGTGGTGTTCGGCACCGGTTACCTGGGCGCGACACATGCCGCCTGCATGGCAGAACTGGGTCACCAGGTCCTCGGTGTCGACATCGACGAGTCGAAACTGGCCAAGCTGGAGGCCGGCGAGGTTCCCTTCTACGAGCCGGGCCTGGACGAGGTCCTCCAGCGCAACATCGCGGCAGGACGCCTCCGCTTCACCTCGTCCTACCAGGAGGCGGCGGACTTCGCGGACATCCACTTCATCGGTGTCGGAACACCCCAGAAGAAGGGCGATTTCGGTGCCGACCTGACGTACGTCGATGCCGTGATCGACAGGCTCGCGCCGCTGCTGACACGTCCCGCGGTGATCCTCGGCAAGTCGACCGTCCCGGTCGGGACCGCGGAGCGGCTCGGTGCGCGGGCCCGGGCACTCGCCCCGGCAGGCGACGACGTCGAGGTCGCGTGGAACCCCGAGTTCCTCCGCGAAGGATTCGCGGTCCAGGACACGCTGCACCCGGACCGGCTCGTCCTCGGAGTGGATCGTGAGCGGCCGGGGCGTGCCGAAGAAACAGCCCGTGAGGTGTATGCGCAGCTGCTCGAGGAGAAGATTCCGTTCCTCGTGACGGACCTGGCGACAGCCGAGTTGGTCAAGACCTCCGCCAACGCTTTTCTGGCAACCAAGATTTCGTTCATCAACGCGATGTCGGAGGTGTGCGAGGCGGCCGGCGCGGACGTCACCGTCCTTGCCGATGCGATCGGGCACGACGCCCGGATCGGCCGTCGCTTTCTCAACGCGGGAGTAGGTTTCGGTGGCGGATGTCTGCCCAAGGACATTCGTGCCTTCATGGCGCGGGCGGGTGAGCTCGGCGCCGACCAGGCCTTGACGTTCCTCCGCGAGGTGGACGCGATCAACATGCGTCGACGCACCCGCATGGTCGAGATGGCACGTGAAGCATGCGGCGGAACACTGCTCGGCACCCGAGTGGCGGTCCTGGGTGCCGCGTTCAAGCCCGAATCGGACGATGTACGAGACTCGCCGGCCCTCAACGTCGCCGGCCAGATCCAGCTGCAGGGCGCCACGGTCACCGTGTACGACCCCAAGGCCATGGACAACTCGCGTCGACTGTTCCCCACCCTCGGCTACGCCACCAGCGTGGCCGACGCCGTCGAAGGCGCCGACGTGATCCTGGTCCTCACCGAGTGGAAGGAATTCCGGGAGCTGCGTCCCTCGCGGATCAACCCGCTCGTCCGGAACCGCAGCATCATCGACGGCCGCAACTGCCTGCGGCCGAGCGACTGGCGGGACGCAGGCTGGGTGTACCGGGGGATGGGACGATGA
- a CDS encoding glycosyltransferase family A protein: MNLREEASDLTVVIPAFRAEQTIRRAVESAFAAGAATVIVVDDGSDDATGERAEEAGALCIRQENAGAATARARGAEHATSTYLSFLDSDDELLPDAVRNSVRVLEEDPSLAVSAGTVIGIAEGGDERPFPIRYSPVTTQSLLVNGFGPWPPCAAVVRRSAYVSTKTIEPAALAPRYAEDYELLIRLSMVGGIAVRDEPSCRYSLAGGKSVRSATSAIEAKEDIRRHYADHLGLDLEYMSERRVRMAASARRARAEWASGNTLSAALRLGEWMIADPVYAGRKLLTKPWNRN; the protein is encoded by the coding sequence ATGAACCTCCGTGAAGAAGCTTCCGACCTGACCGTCGTGATCCCGGCATTTCGTGCCGAGCAGACGATCCGCAGGGCCGTCGAATCCGCGTTCGCTGCCGGTGCCGCCACGGTGATCGTCGTCGACGACGGATCGGACGACGCGACCGGTGAGCGCGCCGAAGAGGCAGGCGCCCTGTGCATTCGGCAGGAGAATGCCGGCGCTGCCACGGCACGTGCGCGCGGTGCCGAACATGCGACGAGCACGTACCTGTCGTTCCTGGACTCGGACGACGAACTCCTCCCCGATGCAGTCCGGAACTCCGTTCGCGTACTCGAGGAGGATCCGTCCCTCGCGGTGTCGGCCGGTACCGTGATCGGCATCGCCGAGGGCGGGGACGAGCGCCCCTTCCCCATCCGGTACAGCCCGGTGACGACGCAGTCGTTACTGGTCAACGGTTTCGGTCCGTGGCCGCCGTGTGCTGCTGTCGTGCGCCGCTCGGCGTACGTGTCGACCAAGACGATCGAACCTGCCGCGCTCGCGCCGCGATACGCGGAAGATTACGAGCTGCTCATCCGCCTGTCGATGGTCGGCGGTATCGCGGTGCGTGACGAGCCCAGCTGCCGGTACAGCCTCGCCGGCGGCAAGTCCGTCCGGTCGGCGACGTCGGCGATCGAAGCGAAGGAAGACATCCGCCGGCACTACGCGGACCATCTCGGGCTCGACCTCGAGTACATGTCCGAGCGTCGTGTCCGGATGGCGGCGTCGGCGCGTCGAGCACGCGCCGAATGGGCGTCGGGCAACACCCTGTCGGCTGCGCTCAGGTTGGGCGAGTGGATGATTGCGGATCCCGTCTACGCGGGCCGCAAGCTCCTCACGAAGCCGTGGAATCGGAACTGA
- a CDS encoding glycosyltransferase family 4 protein, translating to MTAAGDERLDVLHVSEAYGGGVQSAINRYIENSQDCRHAVFVRSRDAHDVGQLPDVEVVRVQGSMPTFVRAARRAIRDRRPRVVHLHSSFAGVLRIFDFPDVKVVYTPHSYAFLREDIHPVMRAGYLGAEYLLSRRRRQVIAAISPHEVASAVRLTAGRAGVHYLPNVAADAETRREPTVREEAGRTTVVTVGRISAQKDPAFLARVVEHAADPSIEWTWIGDGDAGLKRRLVDAGVTVTGWLPNTDVMERMSQADLYFHPASWEGAPMTLLEAAALGTPVLVREIDTLRGLGFASAGATTVDVAATVTRFSRDHGFRDEVRRRAVESVAVHSADVQRRALEYLYDGRTEVAA from the coding sequence ATGACGGCCGCGGGAGACGAACGTCTCGACGTTCTGCACGTGTCCGAGGCCTACGGGGGCGGGGTCCAGAGCGCGATCAACCGATACATCGAGAACTCGCAGGACTGTCGGCACGCGGTGTTCGTGCGATCCCGCGATGCACACGACGTCGGGCAGCTTCCCGACGTCGAGGTCGTGCGGGTACAGGGGTCGATGCCGACGTTCGTGCGTGCGGCACGGCGAGCGATCCGTGACCGCCGGCCGCGGGTGGTGCATCTGCATTCGAGTTTCGCCGGCGTACTCCGGATCTTCGACTTCCCCGACGTGAAGGTCGTGTACACGCCGCACTCGTACGCCTTTCTGCGGGAAGACATCCATCCGGTGATGCGTGCGGGTTACCTGGGGGCCGAGTACCTGCTGAGTCGTCGGCGACGTCAGGTGATCGCGGCGATCAGCCCACACGAAGTGGCGTCGGCGGTACGGCTGACCGCCGGGCGGGCGGGCGTGCACTATCTGCCGAACGTGGCTGCCGACGCCGAGACGCGCCGAGAGCCGACCGTGCGCGAGGAAGCCGGGCGGACGACGGTCGTCACCGTCGGACGTATCTCCGCGCAGAAGGATCCGGCCTTCCTGGCCCGGGTCGTGGAGCATGCGGCCGATCCGTCGATCGAGTGGACGTGGATCGGGGACGGCGACGCCGGGCTCAAACGGCGACTCGTCGACGCGGGTGTCACGGTGACGGGCTGGCTCCCGAACACCGATGTCATGGAGCGAATGTCACAGGCAGACCTGTACTTCCATCCGGCGTCCTGGGAAGGAGCGCCGATGACGCTGCTCGAAGCGGCCGCACTCGGCACACCGGTGCTGGTACGCGAGATCGACACGCTCCGGGGACTGGGCTTCGCCTCGGCCGGTGCCACCACCGTCGACGTGGCCGCGACCGTCACCAGATTCTCACGCGATCACGGGTTCCGTGACGAGGTCCGACGTCGTGCCGTGGAATCCGTGGCGGTGCATTCGGCGGACGTACAACGTCGTGCGCTCGAGTACCTGTACGACGGACGGACCGAGGTGGCCGCATGA
- a CDS encoding O-antigen ligase — protein MGTTSAVNAVREDRYMSGTTLGGAVWIGIIAITPVHRLVMTYGSALLPYFILTAVLACTLLGKLRRPPGARVWLFALCMIPLAAVVSGVSSAVVPSMYVGVKLAVFVGLTPFILRYYATERESFTRCAITGFLVVQSVSALVGIMQLTGASVASLRANAGRANGLAAHPNVLGLMAALAILIGLFLVHRTSGGRRWACWAVVAINTVALIGSGSLSSMISLAVGGIVLLVAMRVTVKSAVRVAVGIAVCSSLALTLGYDPTDAIEPVQGRVDTVLGVTDDGVASVSIRQSTYEFAAESIRSDPFTGVGMDSMHQGTFNGVTVVHNYLLRAWYQGGLLLFVAVAAISVLLIAMIVRSLVTTRDPLQSAVVAAVVAFGMTSAFYDQQQYWIPILLAVAVTGLPSQPSREPARPDRTTSDRVVTQKEARV, from the coding sequence ATGGGAACAACATCCGCGGTCAATGCTGTCCGCGAAGACCGGTACATGTCGGGGACCACCCTCGGCGGCGCCGTGTGGATCGGAATCATCGCGATCACGCCGGTTCATCGGCTCGTCATGACGTACGGCAGCGCACTTCTCCCCTACTTCATCCTCACCGCGGTGCTGGCCTGCACCCTGCTCGGAAAGCTCCGGCGTCCACCCGGAGCCCGGGTCTGGCTGTTCGCACTGTGCATGATTCCGTTGGCCGCCGTCGTCTCCGGGGTGTCGTCCGCAGTGGTACCGAGCATGTACGTGGGAGTGAAACTCGCCGTGTTCGTCGGGTTGACCCCCTTCATTCTTCGGTACTACGCCACCGAGCGGGAATCCTTCACCCGCTGTGCGATCACCGGTTTCCTGGTGGTCCAGTCGGTCTCGGCACTGGTCGGGATCATGCAACTGACCGGTGCCTCCGTCGCGAGTCTGCGCGCCAACGCCGGCCGTGCGAACGGTCTGGCGGCCCACCCGAACGTTCTCGGGTTGATGGCCGCCCTCGCGATCCTGATCGGTCTCTTCCTCGTCCATCGGACGTCGGGAGGCCGCCGATGGGCCTGCTGGGCCGTGGTCGCGATCAATACCGTCGCACTGATCGGATCCGGAAGCCTCAGCTCGATGATCTCCCTCGCGGTGGGCGGCATCGTCCTCTTGGTCGCGATGCGAGTGACGGTCAAGAGTGCCGTCCGGGTGGCTGTCGGAATCGCCGTGTGCAGCAGTCTCGCGTTGACGCTGGGATACGACCCGACCGATGCGATCGAACCGGTCCAGGGTCGTGTCGATACCGTCCTCGGCGTGACCGACGACGGGGTCGCCTCGGTGTCGATCCGCCAGTCCACGTACGAGTTCGCGGCCGAGAGCATCCGTTCCGATCCGTTCACCGGGGTGGGGATGGACTCGATGCACCAGGGAACGTTCAACGGCGTCACCGTCGTTCACAACTATCTTCTCCGGGCGTGGTACCAGGGCGGACTCCTGCTGTTCGTGGCGGTTGCCGCGATCTCGGTCCTGCTGATCGCGATGATCGTCCGATCGCTGGTGACGACCCGGGATCCGCTCCAGTCCGCGGTCGTGGCCGCAGTCGTCGCGTTCGGTATGACATCGGCGTTCTACGACCAGCAGCAGTACTGGATTCCGATTCTGCTCGCAGTCGCCGTCACCGGCCTGCCTTCCCAGCCGTCGCGGGAACCCGCCCGACCCGACAGGACGACGTCCGACCGGGTAGTCACCCAGAAAGAAGCACGCGTATGA
- a CDS encoding glycosyltransferase family 1 protein, producing the protein MRVLMPGRILDRHVGGNTTYARTLAAGLRERGVDVGSMKFVGNPFGTLALETAQALRRPQTDQVLHYVADTGPLVPTRAPSVVTVHGVASKWVGGVRTPRAEQVWRGRVAAAIRNTNALVTVSESSADDVAEVFGVDRDSITVIPHGIDSAKFDEPRQFSDEIRGSVPEQFLLYVGNIEPRKNLIELVQAMADRELADLGMPLLIAGKPAWDADESMEAIRSAPNVHYLGFVSENDKIALMQHCTAFLFPSKYEGFGFPVLEAMAAGAPVVASTRGALREVAGPARTTDEIDRHSIARAIREAVGDDDWLESAPASGRAWAETFSWDKSIEHHISVYRSVMDK; encoded by the coding sequence ATGAGAGTTCTGATGCCGGGACGGATCCTCGATCGTCACGTCGGCGGAAACACGACCTATGCGCGAACACTCGCCGCCGGCCTCCGGGAACGCGGTGTGGACGTCGGATCGATGAAGTTCGTCGGAAATCCGTTCGGGACACTGGCATTGGAGACCGCTCAGGCGCTGCGCCGGCCGCAGACCGACCAGGTACTCCACTATGTCGCCGATACCGGCCCGCTGGTCCCCACCCGGGCACCGTCCGTGGTGACCGTCCACGGGGTGGCGAGCAAATGGGTCGGCGGTGTGCGTACCCCACGTGCCGAACAGGTATGGCGGGGACGGGTGGCCGCTGCGATCCGGAACACGAATGCCCTCGTCACCGTGTCCGAATCGAGCGCAGACGATGTCGCAGAGGTGTTCGGTGTCGATCGTGACTCGATCACGGTGATACCGCACGGGATCGACAGTGCGAAGTTCGATGAACCCCGGCAGTTCTCCGACGAGATCCGCGGCAGTGTCCCGGAGCAGTTCCTGCTCTACGTCGGCAACATCGAGCCCCGGAAGAATCTGATCGAGCTGGTGCAGGCGATGGCCGACCGTGAACTCGCCGATCTCGGGATGCCGTTGCTGATCGCGGGGAAGCCGGCCTGGGACGCGGACGAGTCGATGGAAGCGATCCGCTCCGCACCGAACGTCCACTACCTCGGATTCGTGTCGGAGAACGACAAGATCGCGCTGATGCAGCACTGCACGGCCTTCCTGTTCCCGAGCAAGTACGAGGGATTCGGGTTCCCGGTTCTGGAGGCGATGGCCGCGGGAGCGCCGGTCGTCGCGTCGACCCGGGGCGCGCTCCGGGAAGTCGCCGGGCCGGCGAGGACCACCGACGAGATCGATCGCCACTCGATCGCGCGTGCGATCCGGGAGGCCGTCGGTGACGACGACTGGTTGGAGAGCGCCCCGGCATCGGGTCGGGCGTGGGCCGAGACGTTCTCGTGGGACAAGAGCATCGAGCACCACATTTCCGTCTACAGATCGGTGATGGACAAGTGA
- a CDS encoding DUF4012 domain-containing protein: protein MAIGAGVGLAAVAAWAGYTAYEATQIKLNLERAADFSVRSKDALLAGDATAAADAARQADRYAGDARQGTESIGWRVAAALPGVGDPFRSAREMTDVVGGLTSEVLPPAVRAGAALSPDHLLQSGARINVQSLRDAAPDVAEAAAAAQNWADRAGAVSGSFVGPVDDARTELVARTQELSSMLGSVSTAAEIAPAMLGADGPRSYFIGFQTNAEARGTGGLLGGFGELLATDGAIRVDELASNRELAVDGKRPLDLGPDFERLYGQSRPTTDFRNSNISSHFPYAAQIWQSLWEQESGERVDGVIATDPVALSYVLGVVGPVTMPDGEKVTADNVVELTESTAYSRFADNNTARKRYLQTVAAKVVEKMTGKIAKPRDLLEALGRAAGEGRLAVWSAHPDEQDVIAGTRLGQTVPDSDAPYAGVVVNNLGGNKLDYYLQRDIEYRGGTCTGDTRSTTVTVRLTNTLPPGDYTTYVAGMFDNPRGAPAGTNLTNLSLVATRGAKLDKATVDGKPGFAFTGNELGHPVYDLQFAIPQGETVEVVYHLTEPAVAGEAEVAVQPLVDEPRIATVVEPC from the coding sequence ATCGCGATCGGTGCGGGTGTCGGGCTCGCAGCGGTTGCGGCCTGGGCCGGGTACACCGCGTACGAGGCCACCCAGATCAAATTGAATCTCGAACGAGCCGCGGACTTTTCGGTGCGCTCGAAGGATGCACTGCTGGCCGGGGACGCCACGGCCGCGGCCGACGCCGCCCGACAGGCCGACCGGTATGCCGGCGACGCACGACAGGGCACCGAATCGATCGGCTGGCGAGTCGCCGCCGCACTCCCGGGTGTCGGCGACCCGTTCCGGTCGGCACGCGAGATGACGGACGTCGTCGGCGGGCTCACGTCGGAGGTACTGCCACCGGCGGTACGGGCCGGGGCGGCACTGTCTCCGGACCACCTCCTCCAGAGCGGCGCCCGGATCAACGTGCAGTCACTGCGGGATGCGGCACCGGATGTCGCGGAAGCTGCTGCTGCGGCGCAGAACTGGGCCGATCGAGCCGGAGCGGTATCAGGTTCGTTCGTCGGCCCGGTCGACGACGCCCGCACCGAACTGGTGGCCCGGACCCAGGAACTGTCGTCGATGCTCGGTTCCGTGTCCACGGCCGCCGAGATCGCGCCGGCGATGCTGGGTGCGGACGGGCCGCGCTCCTACTTCATCGGATTCCAGACGAACGCAGAGGCCCGCGGCACAGGCGGCCTGCTCGGCGGTTTCGGAGAGTTGCTCGCCACCGACGGCGCGATCCGCGTCGACGAACTGGCGAGCAACCGGGAACTGGCGGTCGACGGCAAACGCCCGCTCGATCTCGGACCCGACTTCGAGCGCCTGTACGGGCAGAGCCGCCCCACCACCGACTTCCGCAACAGCAACATCAGTTCCCACTTCCCCTATGCCGCGCAGATCTGGCAGTCGTTGTGGGAGCAGGAATCCGGGGAGCGGGTGGACGGCGTCATCGCCACCGACCCGGTCGCGCTCAGCTATGTGCTCGGTGTCGTCGGCCCGGTGACGATGCCGGACGGAGAGAAGGTCACCGCCGACAACGTCGTCGAGCTCACCGAATCGACGGCCTATTCCCGGTTCGCCGACAACAACACCGCCCGCAAACGCTACCTGCAGACCGTCGCGGCGAAGGTCGTCGAGAAGATGACCGGGAAGATCGCGAAGCCTCGAGACCTCCTCGAAGCCCTCGGCAGGGCTGCCGGCGAAGGCCGGCTCGCCGTATGGAGTGCACACCCCGACGAGCAGGACGTGATCGCGGGAACACGACTGGGGCAGACCGTCCCGGACAGTGATGCGCCCTACGCCGGTGTCGTCGTCAACAATCTCGGCGGCAACAAACTCGACTACTACCTGCAGCGGGACATCGAATACCGGGGCGGCACCTGCACCGGCGACACCCGCAGCACCACCGTCACCGTGCGCCTCACCAACACCCTCCCGCCCGGTGACTACACCACCTACGTCGCCGGCATGTTCGACAACCCCCGGGGCGCGCCCGCCGGCACCAACCTCACCAACCTGTCTCTCGTCGCCACCCGCGGCGCGAAACTCGACAAGGCCACCGTCGACGGAAAGCCCGGATTCGCGTTCACCGGAAACGAACTCGGCCACCCGGTCTACGACCTGCAGTTCGCCATCCCCCAAGGCGAAACCGTCGAGGTCGTCTACCATCTCACCGAGCCGGCCGTCGCCGGAGAAGCGGAAGTGGCCGTGCAGCCACTGGTGGACGAGCCGCGGATCGCCACGGTCGTGGAACCCTGCTGA
- a CDS encoding polysaccharide pyruvyl transferase family protein, whose translation MKVALLHGYSAENAGDGLLVEESIEIVREALGPDVDCTLAASHPETFGHLGIRVVDSAPSRRGYDREYLRLLSTLDRFDLVVGVGGGYLRAGYLQEAAKMALVHGPQLVAAARTSTPTVYLPQSVGPARSFAHRLVGRGVRSIDRFCVRDDRSANEFGRYGVDRVPDLAILSADTEFRDLPVADVPVVSVRPIRGTVPPLVVDLCRQLGTFDGYVQSETSGNDDRAAMASIGADRILTRAELLQPVDRTRVVVAVRLHAALMALRAGHYVVHLAYERKGFGAFEDLGLDEYVHNVNMFEPERVIRQVRRLADDPAAQVDYRRRAGAALGAAHDARAALVGDLRDATRGIRSRSETAAR comes from the coding sequence GTGAAAGTTGCGTTGCTGCACGGATACAGCGCGGAGAATGCCGGAGACGGTCTCCTCGTCGAGGAATCGATCGAGATCGTGCGTGAGGCACTCGGGCCGGACGTCGATTGCACCCTTGCGGCATCGCACCCGGAGACGTTCGGGCATCTCGGAATCCGCGTGGTCGATTCGGCGCCGAGCCGACGCGGATACGATCGGGAGTACCTCCGGCTGCTGAGCACCCTCGATCGATTCGACCTGGTCGTGGGTGTCGGTGGCGGCTATCTGCGAGCCGGTTACCTGCAGGAGGCCGCGAAGATGGCGCTCGTGCACGGGCCGCAGCTCGTCGCGGCAGCACGCACCTCGACCCCGACGGTCTATCTTCCGCAAAGTGTGGGTCCGGCCCGGTCGTTCGCGCATCGACTGGTCGGGCGAGGTGTGCGCTCGATCGACCGGTTCTGTGTGCGTGACGACCGCAGTGCGAACGAATTCGGCCGATACGGTGTCGACCGTGTGCCGGATCTCGCGATCCTGTCGGCGGACACCGAGTTCCGTGACCTGCCGGTGGCCGACGTGCCGGTGGTGAGTGTCCGCCCGATCCGGGGCACGGTACCGCCGCTGGTCGTCGACCTGTGTCGTCAGCTCGGGACGTTCGACGGTTACGTGCAGAGCGAGACGTCCGGTAACGACGACCGGGCCGCGATGGCGTCGATCGGTGCCGACCGGATCCTCACCCGTGCCGAGCTGTTGCAGCCGGTCGACCGGACCAGGGTCGTGGTGGCCGTCCGGCTCCATGCCGCGCTCATGGCGTTGCGGGCCGGTCACTACGTCGTCCACCTGGCGTACGAGCGGAAAGGGTTCGGGGCCTTCGAAGATCTCGGGCTCGACGAGTACGTCCACAACGTCAACATGTTCGAGCCGGAGCGGGTCATCAGGCAGGTCCGAAGACTGGCCGACGATCCGGCGGCGCAGGTCGACTATCGACGTCGTGCCGGTGCCGCACTCGGGGCGGCACACGACGCGCGCGCGGCACTCGTCGGTGACCTCCGTGACGCGACCCGTGGTATCCGGTCCCGTTCCGAGACGGCGGCGCGGTGA
- a CDS encoding lipopolysaccharide biosynthesis protein, protein MTTTGSPDTTGSLSTVAARGASYTVVGQLIRIVVLFAGTIVLARILSPTDFGLVAIVTSLVAFGELVRDFGLSTAAAREKHLSHRQQSNLFWINTGLGCLLGVVTWLLAPVVASVFSDDALADIVRWSSVVFVVNGAATQFRAELNRRLDFRKLALVDTAPVVIGLGSAVGFVLLVEPNYWALVCQQVVTAVCGLVLAVLASGWLPGLPGRGGSVRHLLSFGFGLFGTQGVAYFTRNVDSLSLGYVWGPAELGVYNRAYQLLMVPINQVAAPLTRVAVPILTRVADQRERLQSYLRTGQLMGGVVLGITYGILFGLAGPIVTLVFGDPWTSMIPIFQALAIGGAFRALNQVTFWAFLAKGETTAQFRFYLVSQPLIVAAMLAGLPWGALGVAVGHSVGYGINWVLSYWWCGRVTGIDMGELFVSGTKCLAVFAVPPGIFGIVVSSFVPNPLAAIGAGLTVTAAYFGALWFTSRFARETFLLGRHAVGKVLDRKSTRRRPATVSSDSTAS, encoded by the coding sequence ATGACGACCACCGGCTCCCCGGACACCACGGGCTCGCTGTCGACGGTGGCAGCCCGAGGTGCCTCGTACACTGTTGTGGGACAGTTGATCCGGATCGTCGTGTTGTTCGCGGGAACCATCGTTCTGGCACGAATCCTCAGCCCCACCGACTTCGGCCTGGTCGCGATCGTCACGTCCTTGGTGGCGTTCGGTGAGCTCGTCCGCGACTTCGGTCTGTCCACGGCGGCCGCCCGCGAAAAGCACTTGTCGCACCGGCAGCAGAGCAACCTCTTCTGGATCAACACCGGTCTCGGGTGCCTGCTCGGCGTGGTCACCTGGCTGCTGGCTCCCGTTGTCGCGTCGGTGTTCTCCGACGACGCTCTCGCCGACATCGTCCGATGGTCGTCGGTGGTGTTCGTCGTGAACGGGGCCGCCACCCAGTTCCGGGCGGAATTGAATCGGCGCCTCGATTTCAGGAAACTCGCGCTGGTCGACACCGCCCCGGTCGTGATCGGGCTCGGCTCGGCGGTCGGATTCGTTCTCCTGGTGGAACCGAACTACTGGGCGCTGGTGTGCCAGCAGGTGGTCACCGCGGTGTGCGGGCTGGTCCTGGCGGTACTCGCGAGCGGGTGGCTGCCCGGACTTCCCGGGCGGGGTGGTTCGGTCCGGCACCTGCTGTCTTTCGGATTCGGGCTCTTCGGGACGCAAGGCGTCGCCTACTTCACCCGAAACGTCGACAGTCTGTCGTTGGGCTACGTGTGGGGGCCCGCGGAGCTGGGTGTCTACAACCGTGCGTACCAGCTTCTGATGGTGCCGATCAACCAGGTGGCGGCGCCGTTGACCCGGGTCGCGGTGCCGATCCTGACCCGGGTTGCCGATCAGCGGGAACGGTTGCAGTCCTACCTGCGGACCGGCCAGCTCATGGGCGGCGTCGTACTCGGCATCACGTACGGAATCCTGTTCGGGCTCGCCGGACCGATCGTGACATTGGTGTTCGGCGACCCGTGGACGTCGATGATCCCCATTTTCCAGGCACTCGCGATCGGTGGCGCGTTCCGTGCGCTCAACCAGGTGACGTTCTGGGCGTTCCTCGCGAAGGGCGAGACGACAGCGCAGTTCCGTTTCTACCTCGTGTCCCAGCCCCTCATCGTCGCCGCCATGCTGGCCGGACTCCCGTGGGGCGCACTCGGTGTGGCGGTCGGCCATTCGGTCGGCTACGGCATCAACTGGGTGCTCTCGTACTGGTGGTGCGGCCGGGTGACGGGAATCGACATGGGGGAGCTGTTCGTCTCGGGAACGAAATGCCTTGCCGTGTTCGCGGTTCCGCCGGGAATATTCGGGATCGTGGTGTCGTCGTTCGTCCCGAATCCGCTCGCGGCGATCGGCGCCGGCCTGACCGTGACGGCCGCCTACTTCGGCGCGTTGTGGTTCACGTCGCGGTTCGCGCGCGAGACCTTCCTCCTGGGACGTCACGCAGTCGGGAAGGTCCTCGACCGGAAGTCGACCCGGCGGCGGCCGGCGACGGTCAGTTCCGATTCCACGGCTTCGTGA